A genomic window from Candidatus Eisenbacteria bacterium includes:
- a CDS encoding GNAT family N-acetyltransferase, which produces MSSKPIAIREATSADLSSILTLCAQLDLKGDEHLSLKRAQELFARIQSYPDYHIYVAVNDGTIVGTFALLIMDNLAHKGTPSGIVEDVVVHRDWQGRGLGKQMMEYAMLKCREAGCYKLVLSSNVSRERAHKFYESLGFKRHGYSFTVDLDA; this is translated from the coding sequence ATGAGCTCGAAACCAATCGCGATCAGGGAAGCCACATCAGCCGACCTGTCTTCGATCCTCACTCTCTGTGCTCAATTGGATCTGAAGGGTGACGAGCATCTTTCGTTGAAAAGGGCGCAAGAGCTGTTTGCGCGGATCCAGTCATATCCCGACTACCACATTTACGTCGCTGTTAACGATGGAACCATTGTCGGAACTTTCGCGTTGCTGATCATGGATAACTTGGCGCACAAGGGAACACCCTCTGGTATTGTTGAAGATGTGGTAGTGCACCGTGATTGGCAGGGAAGAGGGTTGGGCAAGCAGATGATGGAGTATGCGATGCTGAAGTGCAGGGAGGCCGGCTGCTACAAGCTGGTTCTATCGAGCAACGTAAGCAGGGAAAGAGCTCACAAGTTTTACGAGTCGCTCGGATTCAAGAGGCACGGATACAGTTTCACGGTCGACCTGGACGCCTGA
- a CDS encoding TrpB-like pyridoxal phosphate-dependent enzyme, whose amino-acid sequence MRTMVNLKPEEMPTQWYNILPDLPEPLPPPMDPEKGPSRIQNLPNLLVGECLNQEFSKENWIDIPDGIMDLFAKAGRPRPLFRATNLEKKLGTPGRMYYKSEFFSPTGSHKVNTALAQCWYAKKQGFERVTTETGAGQWGTALAYATAVTGLKCLVFWVRSVYNWKEDRLRFMKLLGAEVHASPSPMTEFGKTLYDKNPEHVGSLGIAISEGLEAAEKDPKAVYCLGSVLNHVLLHQTVIGLETQKQFKIFDDYPDMVISCLGGGSNFGGFALPFVGDVLKKGKKIKFIAAQSQFAPNLQGKYEYDFADYAEKTPMLKMYTLGHKSDMKPIKGDGLRYHGCSPIISLLRNKGYIDTIAYPGDERHVFENARLFMETEGWLPAPESSYSICCAIDEAIKCRESGEKKVIAFNISGHGFLDIPGFCDVLGLD is encoded by the coding sequence ATGAGAACCATGGTCAATCTGAAGCCAGAGGAAATGCCAACTCAGTGGTACAACATCCTGCCCGATCTGCCTGAACCTCTGCCTCCTCCCATGGACCCGGAAAAAGGTCCTTCACGAATTCAAAACCTGCCCAACCTTCTGGTTGGCGAATGTCTCAACCAGGAATTCTCAAAGGAAAACTGGATCGATATTCCTGACGGAATCATGGATTTGTTTGCCAAGGCAGGCAGACCGAGACCGTTATTCCGGGCGACAAATCTTGAGAAGAAGCTGGGCACGCCGGGCAGAATGTACTATAAGAGCGAATTCTTCAGCCCGACGGGCAGTCACAAGGTCAATACTGCGCTTGCGCAATGCTGGTATGCAAAGAAGCAGGGATTCGAAAGAGTGACGACAGAGACCGGCGCCGGACAATGGGGGACCGCGCTTGCGTATGCAACTGCGGTTACGGGTCTGAAATGCCTCGTTTTCTGGGTGCGGAGTGTGTATAACTGGAAAGAAGACCGGCTCCGTTTCATGAAGCTTCTCGGCGCCGAGGTTCATGCTTCACCGAGTCCGATGACGGAGTTCGGCAAGACTCTCTACGACAAGAATCCTGAGCATGTCGGCTCGCTCGGGATTGCCATTTCTGAGGGGCTGGAAGCTGCTGAAAAAGATCCGAAGGCAGTCTATTGCCTAGGCTCGGTTCTGAACCACGTTCTCCTGCATCAGACGGTAATCGGCCTGGAAACTCAGAAACAGTTCAAAATCTTTGATGACTATCCGGACATGGTGATTTCGTGTCTCGGCGGCGGATCGAATTTTGGCGGATTCGCCCTTCCATTTGTCGGCGACGTGCTGAAGAAAGGGAAGAAGATCAAGTTCATTGCGGCCCAAAGTCAGTTCGCGCCGAACCTCCAGGGTAAATACGAGTACGATTTTGCCGATTATGCAGAAAAGACTCCGATGCTGAAGATGTACACCCTGGGGCACAAGAGTGACATGAAACCTATCAAGGGTGACGGGCTGCGGTATCACGGGTGCTCGCCCATTATCAGTCTCTTGCGAAACAAGGGTTACATCGACACAATTGCCTATCCTGGCGACGAGAGGCATGTCTTTGAGAATGCAAGGTTATTCATGGAAACTGAGGGCTGGCTGCCTGCGCCTGAATCGTCATATTCAATTTGCTGCGCAATTGACGAGGCAATCAAATGTCGTGAGTCCGGTGAGAAGAAGGTAATCGCCTTCAATATCAGCGGCCACGGGTTTCTGGATATTCCGGGTTTCTGCGACGTCCTGGGATTGGACTAA